The nucleotide window cccACCGtcccccccgcggcggggccgggtgCCCGGGCCGGGGGTGCGGGGCGATGCCGCCGGTCCCTCCCTTCCCCAGACCCGCTCCGGGGGGCGGTGGGGCCCCttcgccccgcccccgccccgccccgccgcggcccctcccgccgccctgCCGGGaagcgcggccccgccccgccccgccccgccccgccccgccccggccccgcgggggggcgGAGCCGCTATAaccgccgccgccagcgccacCGCCCCCCActcgccgccgcgccgcccgcccaGCCCGGCCGTGCCCGCGCCCTGGCCGTGCccgcgcccgctccgccgcccgccgccgccctccgccgccgccgcccgccgccccgcggcaCCGCCATGATCGTGGAGAGCAGCCGGGACGCGGCGCCCGATGGCGGCGACGGCGGCGCGCTCAGCAGCCCCATCAACCTCGCCTACTTCTACGGGGCCTCGCCCCACTCCAGCGAGGGCAGCTGCTCGCCGGCGCACTCCGCCCCGGGCTCGCCGGGCTCCGACTCGGACCTCTCGGTGAgcagccgcggcggcggccggagggACCCCCGGggcggcgcccgccccgcgctgcAAGGTACGGCGTGGCGCGGCGGCGGTCCCGGACCCTgcgggcgggggagcggcggcggcggggcgcgggctggcggggggagcggagcggggcgcggcgcCGGCCTTCCCGCTCCGTCCCCTCCGGCAGTGAAGCCGGTCACGGACCCTTTTGGGCCGAAAAGCCTCCGAAGCGGTGAAAAGTGGGAGCTCCGCGTCGGGGCACCCCAGCCCTGGGAGCGGCCGGGGAGGTGGGGGTGTCCCGGGaggaggggtgtggggggcatCGCCTCGGCTCTTCTCTGCGAAACCGCGGGTTTGGGTTGTTCTCCCCAAGCGTTCTCGTTTTGATTTATTTGCTCATTATTAAAAGTAGAAACGGAGTCGGTGGCTTAAATCCgggttttgttttcatgtctCAACAGTTGAACAACACATGGCGGGGGGAAAGCAGCACCGAGGACCTTTCCAGGGGGTCCGTGTGAAGAACTCGGTGAAGGAGCTCCTGCTGCACTTCAGGAGCAGCAAACAGATGTCCTCGGGCTCCGCCACGGAGGAAGGCAAGGTAACCTGCATTTTTCAGCACTGACATAATTGCTTTTAGGGGTTACTgaagctggcaaaaaaaaagcatgcGATAATGCTAGAAATGAGCTTGCTGCTTTATCTGATGTGGATGGAGTCAGTGCTTTCCCTTTTCAATACGTAATGGGAGAACAGAGCTGGGAAGAAATTAGTGAGAAGCTTTACTGCGGGAGGAGGAGGCACTTAATATTCTTACTGagctttgttttctaaagggAGTTTGGGCGAAGATACGTTTGTGTTATGAAACCACAGAAACTCCCTGTTAACTTGAATGAGGTCATACATTGTAAGAGTTGGGGAATCTTCTCAGAAGAGAATCGTTTGTCATGCTGTTGTGCTCCTCTGTGCAGAGCACGCAGTATAAAGGCAGACCTCTCCAGTCTGGAAagatagaaacagaaaaaaatacaggaaattctggGAAGATTAAAggtggtttttggttgtttttagaATGGTCTTTCCAAGCATGTGTTTGTAAGCTTCCTGGATAAGTGTTGTCACAAGAGGATTTTTGCATAGGAAAGTTCATGGCATTGAAGAAGTAGAAAATTGGCTGGCTTAtttatgttttggaaaaaaaaaaccctcagaccCCACTAAGGAACAGTGTCTTTCTCTagatttttttgagttttgtggTATTGTAACAAATAGCTTAAAAAGCCTTAAGAAAAACGGTGGTTTTCATTTAAGTTCCataaaagtatttccattttctaaccttaattaaaagcaattaaattaGGGTTAGACAATCATGTACTAGAATTATTCCAAGGTATATTCTGTGTTTATGGAAGCAAGTCACTGTtgctttctttgtggttttgtttttttcctgaaataaccATATACTAATGGAATAATCTGGATTTTTCTCAAAAGGCACAAGGAGGATTGGTGAACTATGAGCAGTACACAggtaaaaaaaacctttttttttttaaataccgtGCAATAAGATTCTAAAAGTCGATTGTAAGAGTAACATCCAAATGGATTCTGAATTTactaatttactttcttttcagcagagctgaagagCATACTAGGTCACAGTGGCAAAAGAAAGGCTCCTGAGCTCCTTTCTGATGGACCTTCTTTCAAACGCCAAGCTAATGTTCACCCACACCTCCTGGTAAGCTTGTAGTAATTTTTCCCAtgcctttgtttttcagtttgttttgtgtGATTGGAAACTACCAGATACAACTATACCTCTAACTTCCTGGggcttgttttcttctcccccccgcccccccaacagACACCACCCCAGACACCAACTTCTATGGATAGCATGGAGGAGACTCATAAAAATGACCCAAAGCATGACAGCAATTCTGACCTGCTTCAGAACATTATAAACATCAAGAACGAGTCGAGCCCCATTTCTCTGAACACGGTGCAGGTTAGCTGGTTGCACACTGTCTCCAGTCACAGCTCGCCCGGTGAGCAGTACCAGGACAGCCCGGGAACGCAGGCTTTCTCCCCGTCCCAGAAGTACCAAGCATTCCAAGATCACACCTCCCAGCATATGCTTGATCCGCCGCAGCATTACCAGTTCCCTCCATCCCAGAACCAAGATTTGTCACAGAGCTATCCTTCGGAAGCCTCCCTGGAGTACAGGCCATTTGCTGCCAATGACCAGTCTCCTGGCTACCAGCAGAATTCCTTTGAGAGCCACGAACTGCAGTATTGCCCGTCGCAGAGCTTCTCCTCCCTCTTGAATGACTCTGAAGGCTCGGAGGGCATCTCCACTCCCCTCCAGCCGCTGACCAGTGCCCACCCACAGGCTGATGTTGACCCCCACACTCCAAACTTCAGCTTGCTTTCCAATACCATCTGTGGTAGTCTGGAGCGCAGTGTCTCTTTGGCTACTTTGAATGTCTCTCTACCTGACCAAAACATCGCCAGAAGCACGTCACAGCTGGGCAAGTCATTTTTTCAATGGCAAGtggagcaggaggaaaacaaactGGCTAACATCTCTCAAGACCAGTTCCTTGCAAAAGACTCGGATGGAGACACGTGAGTGCTGTTTACCTCTGTGTTTCTGATGTGGAAGGTTGGGgagtgtttgtttgggttttggtggacCGTGGGGTTGTAATGGAAGCAGTTCATTAGCAGTGTTTGTGTCATGAGTGTGGAGGTTTCTCTAATGAAGTGAAACGTGTGGCTTTGCCGGTGGGCTGTGATGAACAGAATTGCAGCACACTGAGTAGATAAGGTGTTTGTATTGTCTAATTTCAGGTACTTATCGTTAGACTTTTATCTAGTAAATGGGCAGAAAAAGATCTGAATTTAGATGAATTTAAAATTGCCCTAGGAAGAAAGTACCCATGTTCCTGTCTTAGTCATGCAGAGGAGGCCTGAAGCCGTCAGCGTTACACCCCTCCCAGATGTCTCGATCTCTGTAATGACTTGAGCCCTAGTTTGTGTGGTGGTGTAACTCTGTGTTTCCCCTCTTTCCTGCAGCTTCCTTCACATTGCTGTTGCCCAGGGCCGACGAGCGCTCTCCTACGTTCTTGCAAGGAAGATGGCTGCCCTGCACATGCTGGATATTAAAGAGCACAATGGCCAGGTGAGATTCTCACAATCTCTGCACCTGCTTTGTGCACCTGACTGCTTCTGCGTGTCTGGACCTTGAGGAAGATGTGAAATGCTTATTTAATATTAACCCCGAGATTTAGCCTGCATACTAATATTAACCTTGAGCTACTAATACTTCTTGGGATCACCTTGAGCTGGTAAAACTATGTGCTCTGCTTCATTTGTCCTGGCTTCCTGGTATTCATAATCGCTGCTTAAATAATACCAGGTATAGACTTTTTATTTGGTTTAGTTGCTCTTTCCTATTAGAGATCAGATGACTAATAGTTTAAATTTTCTTGATGTTTGCAGAGTGCTTTCCAGGTTGCTGTGGCTGCCAATCAGCATCTCATTGTGCAGGACTTGGTTAGCTTGGGGGCTCAAGTCAACACCACAGACTGCTGGGGTAGAACGccgctgcatgtttgcgctgAGAAGGGGCATGCCCAGGTCCTTCAGGTAAGAACCAGGCAGGCGTAGCTCTGCCCTGGCCGTTAATGCTTACACTTTGTATTAGTTGTCTTGGGAAACTCTGAAAACACTGCTCCTCCCTTTATCTTTCTCACTGGGTAGCCCTGTGTGTCTCGGGGCTCTACAGTAATGACTTGAAGCGAGACTGAATTTCACATTGAGGTTCTCACCAATGTTTTGGAGTAATTTGGTGGAATCCTCTAGTCTATGAAAACAATAAGTCTCTTCTTCATGCCATTATTTTTTGCAACTTTGTTGCACTAAGACTGTATACAAGCTTGAGGAAGCAATATGTGGTTTGGATAAGACCTAAATGCATACCTGTTCCTATTTTTGTAGGCAATCCAAAAGGGAGCTGTGGGAAGCAATCAGTATGTGGACCTTGAGGCAACAAACTATGATGGTGAGTAGTTAAAGAGTTTCTAATTTACAGAGTTACTGGATGTTATAATGTTTTATAGCTGCTGATGTGAATGTTATCCTGGGTTGAGAAGCAATAAAATGGAGCATATCTTTGCCAGGTTGAAATTTACAGTTACAATTGAAATCACATTACAATTGGCATATCTGTCAGATAAAAACATGGTTAGTCTGTGCTTGTCTGGACCTCTTTCCTCTTACATGCGATTGCTGTGTTTGGCATGGAGAGTGTAGGTAGTAGTTGGCTATTGTTTAAAACATTTGAGTGCCAGTGATACATCGGTGGATACAGAAGCCAGAATCTCTGGCACCATAGAGCTGTTTTAATTGAACCTATTTTCTATATAACAGCTCTTTCCTAATGTACATTTTGGAAATTAGAAATTGATTCTTTCATTATCTGCTGGCTGAGAGCTCACAGTAGGTTGCTACTTAACTCCTCTGGTGATGGACAACCCAAATCTCAAGCCACTGAGGAGCAGTCACTGTCACTTACAAATATAGAACTGTCCCTGGACTTGACAGGGGTAGAAGCTCCTTTATCTGTCCTTTGGAACAAGCAGCCAGTCAGTACTTCTGTAATTGCATTTGttcattaatgattttttttctttaatgttcagGTTTGACAGCATTGCACTGTGCTGTTCTGGCCCATAATGCTGTGCTGCATGAACTGCAAAACAGTCAGCCACCTCACTCCCCTGAGGTTCAGGAGCTTCTGCTGAGAAACAAGAGCCTGGTAGAAACCATCAAGACTCTGATACAAATGGGAGCCTCTGTTGAAGCGAAAGTAAGTAAAATGGCTTTGTCATTTGTGCCAGATCCAGAGAGGATGTGGAAGCAAAACATGTCCCTTTCTTTCACATCACATTTCAGCTTTATTGCAAAGGAAGTAGACTAATTTGAAAGCTTCCCTACAGCTTAATTTACCCAAGTGGAATAAGAATGTTGCATTTATTCAGAGCAAGGTATTATCGATGCAAATGAAccctggggagagagggaggtgCCACTAATTTCTGGGTTGAGAATGATGCTATGCTGGCTGCAGCTGGTCGTGTCTTAAAAGTAAGAATATATTTGGAGCACTCTTGAGGTATCTGTAGTAATAGGGTGCTGATGATACCTTGTTCTTGAActgcaatttttaatttaaaaactgcttaCCTTTTCAGTTTAGGTCTGTGCTGGGCCAGACCATTACTTGATATAACATTTGATATTTTAGCTATGTCAGCTTATTGTCAAATGGGATCTGGTCCATTGTTCATTAGCtattcatattaaaatatatactcATATTGACTGTCAGTGAATTGTAGTGCAAATATGTTTGTTCAACCCTCTGCAGTTACTCtgtgttctgttttatttgtgtgtgtgttcaccCTGGGTAGGTGAAACACCTGCAGGGAAGACTAACAGTTTCTTTTTTGGTAGGATCGCAAAAGTGGTCGTTCAGCTTTACATTTGGCAGCAGAAGAAGCAAACCTGGAGCTCATTCGTCTCTTCTTGGAGCTGCCCAACTGTCTCTCTTTTGTTAACGCAAAGGTACGGTGATTTTTCCGGAATGCAGATATAATCCGGGATGCGAACGTGTGTGGCGCTGCGAGTGTCCTGAGACTCGTGGCCCTGCCTTTCCTTCACGGAGTTactttgtcttctccaggcttaCAACGGCAACACAGCACTCCACGTGGCTGCCAGCCTGCAGTATCGGGTGAGTCAGCTGGATGCTGTGCGCCTGCTAATGCGGAAGGGAGCTGATCCAAGTGCCAGAAACTTGGAGAATGAGCAGCCAGTTCATCTGGTTCCTGATGGCCTTGTAGGAGAACAGgtgaaaaaccaaacaaccctctGCTCTGTTCCCATCTGTCCTATCTACACAGAAGTCTTATTCCTCTCCAGAAGTTTCTTTTGGGTTTTGAGTTGCAGCTTTTAAGGAAAGGATTTAGCAAATGCCATTTTATTTGGGGGTCTTTGGTTTTAATGTCAGGATCAGACAGAGTATAGAAAGACCTGAAATTACAAGTTTCActtgcagcttttattttttctatctcAGAAGCTTTTTCCTGTCAAAATAGGTTTTTTCTTTGTAACCTTGCAACATACTGGATGTAATATCCCTTCTGTTGTTCATCTCAGTATGGCCTGAGATCATACTTTTGTTGGTCTTGTCATAATTAGTAATGGTAGTTCTTAGAcctgaaaaacagatgaaaatcCCTTTTTCCTAGGAGCTGTACAAATACATGATGAAAAATGTGACTCTTGACCTAAGAAAGTAATAACTTAAGCAACTGAGTAATTCTGTTGCCTTTCGTTGgttcaaatactgaaaattgGATCAATTCTGGTGTAACTGAAATTGGAACATAGGCTCAGATAAATGAGGAGTGTGGAACTGGGTCTAGGGTTTTTTATTTGGATTATGACTCACTTCAGGATGATGAATACTAAtgtttttgtctctttctcttttccagataAGACGTATCCTAAAAGGGAAGGCGATTCAGCAGAGAGTGTCGCCATTTTAAGCTCCATGTTTCTTGGAGTTCAGCAACTCACACTCACTGTCAGTCAGGCAGTCCTAATGTATCTGTAAATAGACCATTTGCCTGGTGTGGGCAAATGTTAGTTGTTTCtatgaaacaaaagtattttgttCACTATTATATAGTGGGTTATAtaagagtggaaaaaaacccaaccaaaaactACCCAATAATCAAATTCCTCTGAGCAAACGGGAGTGTTTAATTCCCGAGTATGTGGAACATTTGCCTGGATACCTGGATTTCATAGCTACAGCAAGACCgatttttatttaaacaaccATGCAGATAACTTCTGGACAAGGACAATTCTACAGGAAATCTTTTTATTTAGAGAGGGCTGATATATGTCAACATTGCAgagttttttgttgtgttttcagtAACACCTAAgtgcaagagaaatatttttgaagttgaTTGTTTATTTATGTAACTTTGTAGCTTTCTTCCAGTATCTTGTGCAGGATTGTATATAGTCACTGGCATTATTGTACAGCTGTATAGTTCTAAGAATCTATTGATCACTTGGGGAAtgaactgaagaagaaagttccTTTATCTTGAACTTGCAGATTGTGTATAGAGTTGTAATACTGTACTGGTGCAAATTGGGTGAATTCTGTTGTTTTGAAAGACTGAAGACTGAAAGTACAGTTAAGATAGATTGTCCCTAGCACTGATTTGTGCATGTTCTTGGAGTTGTTAGTAAAACATGAAAAGCCATGCTTTTTCAGGGGACTGTATCAGTTTTTCTTGTACCCGGTAGAGGTTTTTCTTTTGATGGGACAATAGATTGGGGAAGAAGGATCATGACATTTATTGTGTGTATATAACTTTGTTGTACTTTAAGGAATATGATCCTGATTCAGTGAAAGTATTTAGCATGTACTTAACTGTTGATGCGTGCTGAAATCTCTCCACGTTAATTATAATACTTCGATATGTGTAAGCCCCACTAGTGTCAGTAGGACTTAAGCACATGCGTAAGTAGTTTGGTGAATTGAGCTCTAGTTAATTCTAGAGACTTAGTGTTTTTCACCTCCTAAGCAGAGTTAGTCCATTTATGGTTTTACCTTATAGGTATAGTAGCTAGCCAAGTAATATTTGAagttaacatttttctattttttaataattgtggGTATTAATGCAAAATGTATACCAATGATGCTGTATACTTCTGTTGGAGAGAACTTTCTCCTGTCACTTTCTGAATGATCCATGCTGGGCTGTAATCCAGTAGTATGTTCTCTGTATGGTCTTTGCTGCTTAAACCGCTCTTGCATCATATGCAGTTCTCTGCTGTAACTGTTTAATTAGTCTGACTGTGCTGTTTTGACAAAGTATGTCTTGTAGACAAGCTAAGTGGAAAAAATCTAATATGTGGAGGCCTACTTGTGATGTATTTCTTGAAAGGGTCTCATGTAACTTGTGTTTGAATAAACATGCT belongs to Strix uralensis isolate ZFMK-TIS-50842 chromosome 2, bStrUra1, whole genome shotgun sequence and includes:
- the NFKBIZ gene encoding NF-kappa-B inhibitor zeta isoform X1; this encodes MIVESSRDAAPDGGDGGALSSPINLAYFYGASPHSSEGSCSPAHSAPGSPGSDSDLSVSSRGGGRRDPRGGARPALQVEQHMAGGKQHRGPFQGVRVKNSVKELLLHFRSSKQMSSGSATEEGKAQGGLVNYEQYTAELKSILGHSGKRKAPELLSDGPSFKRQANVHPHLLTPPQTPTSMDSMEETHKNDPKHDSNSDLLQNIINIKNESSPISLNTVQVSWLHTVSSHSSPGEQYQDSPGTQAFSPSQKYQAFQDHTSQHMLDPPQHYQFPPSQNQDLSQSYPSEASLEYRPFAANDQSPGYQQNSFESHELQYCPSQSFSSLLNDSEGSEGISTPLQPLTSAHPQADVDPHTPNFSLLSNTICGSLERSVSLATLNVSLPDQNIARSTSQLGKSFFQWQVEQEENKLANISQDQFLAKDSDGDTFLHIAVAQGRRALSYVLARKMAALHMLDIKEHNGQSAFQVAVAANQHLIVQDLVSLGAQVNTTDCWGRTPLHVCAEKGHAQVLQAIQKGAVGSNQYVDLEATNYDGLTALHCAVLAHNAVLHELQNSQPPHSPEVQELLLRNKSLVETIKTLIQMGASVEAKDRKSGRSALHLAAEEANLELIRLFLELPNCLSFVNAKAYNGNTALHVAASLQYRVSQLDAVRLLMRKGADPSARNLENEQPVHLVPDGLVGEQIRRILKGKAIQQRVSPF
- the NFKBIZ gene encoding NF-kappa-B inhibitor zeta isoform X2, which translates into the protein MIVESSRDAAPDGGDGGALSSPINLAYFYGASPHSSEGSCSPAHSAPGSPGSDSDLSVSSRGGGRRDPRGGARPALQVEQHMAGGKQHRGPFQGVRVKNSVKELLLHFRSSKQMSSGSATEEGKAQGGLVNYEQYTELKSILGHSGKRKAPELLSDGPSFKRQANVHPHLLTPPQTPTSMDSMEETHKNDPKHDSNSDLLQNIINIKNESSPISLNTVQVSWLHTVSSHSSPGEQYQDSPGTQAFSPSQKYQAFQDHTSQHMLDPPQHYQFPPSQNQDLSQSYPSEASLEYRPFAANDQSPGYQQNSFESHELQYCPSQSFSSLLNDSEGSEGISTPLQPLTSAHPQADVDPHTPNFSLLSNTICGSLERSVSLATLNVSLPDQNIARSTSQLGKSFFQWQVEQEENKLANISQDQFLAKDSDGDTFLHIAVAQGRRALSYVLARKMAALHMLDIKEHNGQSAFQVAVAANQHLIVQDLVSLGAQVNTTDCWGRTPLHVCAEKGHAQVLQAIQKGAVGSNQYVDLEATNYDGLTALHCAVLAHNAVLHELQNSQPPHSPEVQELLLRNKSLVETIKTLIQMGASVEAKDRKSGRSALHLAAEEANLELIRLFLELPNCLSFVNAKAYNGNTALHVAASLQYRVSQLDAVRLLMRKGADPSARNLENEQPVHLVPDGLVGEQIRRILKGKAIQQRVSPF
- the NFKBIZ gene encoding NF-kappa-B inhibitor zeta isoform X3, whose product is MAGGKQHRGPFQGVRVKNSVKELLLHFRSSKQMSSGSATEEGKAQGGLVNYEQYTAELKSILGHSGKRKAPELLSDGPSFKRQANVHPHLLTPPQTPTSMDSMEETHKNDPKHDSNSDLLQNIINIKNESSPISLNTVQVSWLHTVSSHSSPGEQYQDSPGTQAFSPSQKYQAFQDHTSQHMLDPPQHYQFPPSQNQDLSQSYPSEASLEYRPFAANDQSPGYQQNSFESHELQYCPSQSFSSLLNDSEGSEGISTPLQPLTSAHPQADVDPHTPNFSLLSNTICGSLERSVSLATLNVSLPDQNIARSTSQLGKSFFQWQVEQEENKLANISQDQFLAKDSDGDTFLHIAVAQGRRALSYVLARKMAALHMLDIKEHNGQSAFQVAVAANQHLIVQDLVSLGAQVNTTDCWGRTPLHVCAEKGHAQVLQAIQKGAVGSNQYVDLEATNYDGLTALHCAVLAHNAVLHELQNSQPPHSPEVQELLLRNKSLVETIKTLIQMGASVEAKDRKSGRSALHLAAEEANLELIRLFLELPNCLSFVNAKAYNGNTALHVAASLQYRVSQLDAVRLLMRKGADPSARNLENEQPVHLVPDGLVGEQIRRILKGKAIQQRVSPF